The following coding sequences are from one Niveibacterium umoris window:
- a CDS encoding efflux transporter outer membrane subunit, translating into MRIRFPVIMAAVAALSAGCAMGPDYKRPADVLPAQFAPVETGAPQGVAVADQWWRAFGDAELDALVERALRDSSDVRIALARIEQADAVMSQAGAALFPEVDLNGNASRISPSRDTWTSNKLTPRPYNDFKLTGLMAAYELDFWGKFRRAREAAIAQAAGSRYYRDTVRLSLAGGVASGYLTLRSLDTQLASSQASLKTRETAAAIAQRRYDAGKVSALDVQQAESARAALEAQVSLLTQQRALQEHQLGLLVGAPDLSIAASDDVRKLPLPPVPPAGLPADLLDRRPDVRQAEQSLISYNAQIGVAKAALFPSISLTGALGGESFDLSNLFNSGARIWSASAVVNLPVFDAGYRLGKLDQATAVQKEALEQYRKTAQTAYREVLDALVTLRQSAVTEKAREAQLSAAEKAERIARARYDAGSAAFIDLLDAQRSTNDVQIAFIQSRETRLNASIALFKALGGGWKAETIR; encoded by the coding sequence ATGAGAATCCGATTCCCTGTGATCATGGCCGCAGTGGCGGCGCTTTCGGCTGGTTGCGCCATGGGCCCCGACTACAAGCGCCCGGCGGACGTGCTGCCGGCGCAGTTCGCGCCAGTTGAAACCGGTGCGCCGCAAGGTGTGGCGGTTGCGGACCAATGGTGGCGAGCCTTTGGCGATGCGGAACTGGATGCGCTGGTCGAGCGCGCGCTGCGCGATTCGAGCGATGTCCGTATCGCCCTGGCGCGCATCGAACAGGCGGACGCGGTGATGAGCCAGGCCGGTGCAGCGCTGTTTCCCGAAGTCGACCTGAACGGCAATGCCTCGCGCATCTCGCCGAGCCGAGACACCTGGACCTCGAACAAGCTGACGCCGCGGCCTTACAACGACTTCAAGCTCACGGGCCTGATGGCGGCCTACGAGCTCGACTTCTGGGGCAAGTTCCGGCGGGCGCGCGAAGCGGCGATCGCACAGGCCGCCGGCAGCCGTTACTACCGCGACACGGTGCGACTCTCGCTCGCGGGCGGTGTTGCCAGTGGTTACCTGACGCTGCGCAGTCTCGATACCCAGCTTGCCAGCAGTCAGGCCAGCCTGAAGACCCGCGAGACTGCGGCGGCGATCGCGCAACGTCGCTACGACGCGGGCAAGGTCTCGGCGCTCGATGTTCAGCAGGCCGAGAGCGCCCGCGCGGCGCTGGAGGCGCAGGTGTCGCTGCTGACCCAGCAGCGCGCCTTGCAGGAGCATCAGCTCGGCTTGCTGGTCGGTGCCCCCGATCTGTCGATCGCTGCGAGCGACGACGTCCGCAAGCTTCCGCTTCCGCCGGTGCCGCCGGCCGGCTTGCCGGCCGACTTGCTCGACCGCAGACCGGATGTTCGACAGGCCGAGCAGTCGCTGATTTCGTACAACGCGCAGATCGGTGTCGCGAAGGCGGCGCTGTTCCCCAGCATTTCACTGACTGGCGCTTTGGGTGGTGAGAGTTTCGACCTCTCCAACCTCTTCAATTCCGGTGCGCGGATCTGGTCCGCGAGCGCCGTGGTCAACCTTCCGGTGTTTGACGCGGGCTACCGCCTCGGCAAACTGGACCAAGCCACCGCCGTCCAGAAGGAAGCGCTGGAGCAGTACCGCAAGACCGCGCAGACGGCCTACCGCGAAGTGCTCGATGCGCTGGTGACGCTGCGGCAAAGTGCGGTAACCGAGAAGGCGCGCGAAGCGCAGCTGAGCGCGGCGGAAAAGGCCGAACGCATCGCGCGTGCGCGCTACGACGCCGGCTCGGCGGCATTCATCGACTTGCTCGATGCACAGCGTTCGACCAACGATGTGCAGATTGCCTTCATCCAGTCTCGTGAAACCCGGCTGAATGCGTCGATCGCCCTGTTCAAGGCGCTGGGCGGGGGCTGGAAGGCAGAAACCATCAGGTAA
- a CDS encoding efflux RND transporter permease subunit: MFAQFFIRRPIFATVISLVIVIAGIVAAVSLPISQYPSITPPTVQIIASYPGASAETLARTVAAPIEEQLNGVEGLIYYTASASSSGSLTITATFEVGTNPDYATINTNNKVNAVLPRLPDDVRRNGVIVQKSSTDILLVASLVSPDKSRDALFLSNYASLNIVDEIKRVKGVGSVTIFGAQDYSMRIWLKPDRMAQLGVTATDIAAALNSQNAQYSAGKIGAAPALAGQQLVYTVTARGRLLDPQQFGNIIIRAGGPDGYLRIKDVARVELAAQNYDAYTTLDGNPSIGMAIFLQTGANALDTGNAVKAKMSEFAKQLPKGVAYMIPYDTTVFVQSSIHEVVMTLLEASLLVIVVVFVFLQSWRATLIPMLAVPVSLIGAFAGLWIFNFSINTLTLFAMVLAIGIVVDDAIVVLENVERLMMEQGLSPREAAAEAMREVATAVIAIVLVLCSVFVPVAFLGGIAGQLYKQFAVTVAVSVVISGLVALTLTPALCALLLKPMHEAERGFFGGFNRFFTRFTRSYTGTVAFTLRHRVASVGGYIVVIGIAAFLLMRIPGSFVPPEDQGYVFGAVILPDGASLERTAKTGDALRQTLQKLPAVEHVFLVNGFDLIGGGNKANAATIFVRLKPWDERTTTSDDIVKTVFGAGMMQKDGLAIAFNPPAIRGLGTAGGFEAYVQSRASDDPKKLQEVMNAFVDALKQRKDLTGINTFFRPTAPQLHVEVDEDKALAMGVPVADVFVALQSTIGTYYVNDFNKFGRTYRVQMQADAPYRMNPDDIGKVWVRASTGAMIPLSALTRVSRMTGAETLDRFNGYLSAKVLGNGAPGVSSGEAIRIVEETAAKVLPEGFQLAWTGQAYQEKRTGSTSIAAFAFGLIMVFLILAAQFERWSLPLGVVMAIPFAMLGALVAILVRGFPNDIYFQIGLVVLVGLAAKNAILIVEFASQQMEAGKSAIDAALEAARLRFRPIVMTSLAFVLGMVPLVFATGAGAAARRSMGTGVFGGMIAATFIATLFVPLFFIWLTGRRQGAARSGGEHA; this comes from the coding sequence CCGTCGATCACGCCGCCCACCGTGCAGATCATTGCTTCCTACCCGGGCGCGTCGGCCGAAACGCTGGCACGCACCGTGGCTGCGCCGATCGAGGAGCAGCTCAATGGGGTTGAGGGGCTCATCTATTACACGGCCAGTGCGAGTTCCAGCGGCTCGCTGACGATTACCGCGACCTTCGAGGTGGGCACCAATCCCGACTACGCCACGATCAACACCAACAACAAGGTCAACGCGGTGTTGCCGCGTTTGCCCGACGACGTGCGTCGCAATGGCGTGATCGTGCAGAAGAGTTCCACCGACATCCTGTTGGTGGCGTCGCTGGTGTCTCCCGACAAGTCTCGCGATGCGCTGTTCCTTTCGAATTACGCGTCGCTCAACATCGTCGACGAGATCAAGCGGGTCAAGGGGGTGGGAAGCGTCACCATCTTCGGCGCGCAGGACTACTCGATGCGCATCTGGCTCAAACCAGACCGCATGGCGCAATTGGGCGTAACGGCGACCGACATTGCTGCTGCGCTGAACAGCCAGAACGCGCAGTACTCGGCGGGCAAGATCGGTGCAGCGCCGGCGCTGGCGGGGCAGCAACTGGTCTATACCGTCACCGCGCGAGGCCGCCTGCTCGATCCGCAGCAATTCGGCAACATCATCATCCGCGCCGGTGGCCCGGATGGCTACCTGCGGATCAAGGATGTCGCCCGGGTTGAACTCGCTGCGCAGAACTACGACGCCTACACGACGCTCGATGGCAACCCCTCAATCGGCATGGCGATCTTCCTGCAGACGGGGGCCAATGCGCTGGACACCGGCAATGCGGTCAAAGCCAAGATGTCGGAGTTCGCAAAGCAGCTACCCAAGGGGGTCGCGTACATGATCCCGTACGACACCACGGTGTTCGTGCAGTCGTCCATCCACGAAGTGGTGATGACGCTGCTCGAAGCGAGCTTGCTGGTGATCGTGGTGGTCTTCGTGTTCCTGCAAAGCTGGCGCGCAACGCTGATTCCGATGCTGGCGGTGCCGGTGTCGCTGATCGGCGCGTTCGCCGGCCTATGGATCTTCAACTTCTCGATCAACACACTGACGCTGTTCGCGATGGTGCTCGCGATCGGTATCGTCGTGGACGATGCGATCGTGGTGCTGGAAAACGTCGAGCGCCTGATGATGGAGCAGGGGCTATCGCCCCGCGAGGCGGCGGCCGAGGCAATGCGCGAAGTGGCTACCGCTGTGATCGCAATCGTGCTGGTGCTGTGTTCGGTGTTCGTGCCGGTCGCCTTCCTCGGCGGCATTGCCGGCCAGCTCTACAAACAGTTCGCCGTGACCGTGGCGGTGTCGGTGGTGATCTCCGGCCTGGTGGCGTTGACGCTTACCCCCGCGCTGTGCGCGCTGCTGCTCAAACCCATGCATGAAGCGGAGCGCGGCTTCTTTGGCGGCTTCAATCGATTCTTCACGCGTTTCACCCGCAGCTACACCGGCACGGTTGCCTTTACGCTGCGGCACCGGGTGGCGAGCGTTGGCGGTTACATCGTCGTGATCGGAATCGCCGCCTTCCTGCTGATGCGCATTCCCGGCAGTTTCGTACCGCCGGAAGATCAGGGCTACGTGTTCGGCGCGGTGATCCTGCCTGACGGCGCCTCGCTGGAACGCACCGCGAAGACCGGCGACGCCTTGCGTCAGACCTTGCAGAAGCTTCCGGCGGTCGAGCATGTATTCCTGGTGAACGGTTTTGATTTGATCGGCGGCGGGAACAAGGCCAACGCCGCAACGATCTTCGTACGCCTGAAACCCTGGGACGAGCGGACCACAACCTCAGACGACATCGTCAAAACGGTATTCGGCGCCGGGATGATGCAGAAGGATGGCCTCGCGATCGCCTTCAACCCACCGGCCATTCGCGGGCTGGGCACCGCGGGTGGCTTCGAGGCCTATGTGCAGAGCCGCGCGTCGGATGACCCGAAGAAGCTGCAAGAAGTGATGAACGCCTTCGTCGACGCGCTCAAGCAGCGCAAGGATCTCACCGGCATCAACACCTTCTTCCGTCCCACCGCGCCGCAACTGCATGTCGAGGTGGACGAAGACAAGGCGCTGGCAATGGGCGTGCCGGTGGCCGACGTCTTCGTCGCGCTGCAAAGCACGATTGGCACCTACTACGTCAACGACTTCAACAAGTTCGGCCGGACCTACCGCGTGCAGATGCAGGCCGACGCGCCTTACCGAATGAATCCGGACGACATCGGCAAGGTGTGGGTGCGCGCCAGCACCGGCGCGATGATCCCGCTGTCGGCACTGACGCGTGTCAGCCGCATGACGGGCGCGGAAACGCTGGACCGTTTCAATGGATACCTTTCTGCAAAGGTGCTCGGCAATGGCGCACCGGGGGTGAGTTCGGGCGAGGCCATCCGCATCGTCGAGGAGACTGCAGCGAAGGTGCTGCCAGAAGGTTTCCAGCTCGCCTGGACCGGCCAGGCCTATCAGGAGAAGCGCACCGGCTCGACCTCCATCGCCGCCTTTGCGTTCGGCCTGATCATGGTCTTCCTGATTCTCGCGGCGCAGTTCGAGCGCTGGTCGCTGCCGCTCGGTGTGGTGATGGCAATACCGTTCGCGATGCTGGGTGCGCTGGTCGCGATCCTGGTCCGCGGTTTCCCCAACGACATCTACTTCCAGATCGGGCTCGTGGTGCTGGTCGGGCTGGCCGCCAAGAACGCGATCCTGATCGTCGAGTTTGCCTCGCAGCAAATGGAAGCGGGCAAGAGCGCCATCGATGCCGCACTTGAAGCGGCCCGGCTGCGCTTCCGCCCGATCGTGATGACCTCGCTCGCGTTCGTGCTGGGCATGGTGCCGCTCGTGTTTGCGACCGGTGCCGGCGCGGCCGCACGGCGTTCGATGGGAACCGGCGTGTTCGGCGGCATGATCGCAGCCACCTTCATTGCAACCCTGTTCGTGCCGCTTTTCTTCATCTGGCTCACCGGGCGCCGCCAAGGTGCCGCACGTTCCGGCGGAGAACACGCATGA